The following coding sequences are from one Lolium rigidum isolate FL_2022 chromosome 6, APGP_CSIRO_Lrig_0.1, whole genome shotgun sequence window:
- the LOC124668558 gene encoding alcohol acyltransferase 9-like, translated as MDTGLEIPGEVQYPSSPVLVPPGRPTPRRTLYLSNLDDQRFLRFSIKYLYVFPAAAAVPAATLRASLADALVEYYPLAGRLRHGDEEGKLVVECNAEGALFAEGSLPGLAADDFLRGGGARPHRSWRKLLYRVDAHSFVAVPPLVVQVTHLGCGGMVLCMAINHCLCDGIGTAQFLHAWARAARSSGIAGDNPVVHDRCALRPRCPPRVEFAHPEYHCHDAAADDGASNLLAHLLGQPLAPVSLTFSAAHLAHLKKQFLLKRCTSFEALAATVWRAWVRALDPPAPLRVKLLFSVNARRRLTPELPDGYYGNGFVLGCAESTAGQVAAAAPMPTVVRLVQEAKERVDDAYVRSMVDLLEEQRRGVDGGAKPDLSASLVISAWTRLGLEDLDFGAGAPAHMGPLTSEIYCVFVPVAGDPGGVTVLVSVPQAATDKFEHYCCNPMDAAGVAETAGAMAAGNGMLERDEKQQPCHGHEIKIDY; from the exons ATGGACACGGGGCTGGAGATCCCCGGCGAGGTGCAGTACCCGAGCTCCCCCGTCCTGGTCCCGCCAGGCCGCCCCACGCCGCGCCGCACGCTCTACCTCTCCAACCTCGACGACCAGCGGTTCCTCCGCTTCTCGATCAAGTACCTGTACGTcttccctgccgccgccgccgtccccgccgccACTCTCCGGGCCTCGCTCGCCGACGCGCTCGTGGAGTACTACCCTCTCGCGGGGCGGCTCCGAcacggcgacgaggaggggaaGCTGGTGGTGGAGTGCAATGCCGAGGGGGCGCTCTTCGCCGAGGGCTCCCTGCCGGGGCTGGCGGCCGATGATTTCTTGCGAGGTGGCGGAGCAAGGCCGCACCGGTCGTGGCGGAAGCTGCTGTACAGGGTCGACGCCCACAGCTTTGTCGCCGTGCCTCCGCTTGTCGTCCAG GTGACACACCTTGGCTGCGGCGGCATGGTGCTGTGCATGGCAATCAACCACTGTCTCTGCGACGGCATCGGCACGGCGCAGTTCCTCCACGCCTGGGCGCGCGCCGCCCGAAGCTCCGGCATTGCCGGAGACAACCCCGTCGTCCACGACCGTTGTGCCCTGCGCCCGCGATGCCCGCCGCGCGTCGAGTTCGCGCACCCGGAGTACCACTGCCACGACGCCGCCGCAGACGACGGCGCGTCCAACCTCCTCGCGCATCTGCTCGGTCAGCCGTTGGCACCGGTGTCGCTCACCTTCTCGGCGGCACATCTCGCGCACCTCAAGAAGCAGTTCCTGCTGAAGCGCTGCACGTCGTTCGAGGCGCTTGCGGCGACAGTGTGGCGGGCCTGGGTGCGCGCGCTGGACCCGCCGGCGCCACTCCGCGTGAAGCTCCTTTTCTCGGTGAACGCCCGGCGACGCCTCACGCCGGAGCTCCCCGACGGCTACTACGGCAACGGGTTCGTGCTCGGGTGCGCGGAGTCCACGGCGGGGCAGGTGGCCGCGGCGGCACCCATGCCCACGGTGGTCAGGCTGGTGCAGGAGGCCAAGGAGCGCGTGGACGACGCCTACGTGCGGTCCATGGTGGACCTCCTCGAGGAGCAGCGTCGcggcgtcgacggcggcgcgAAGCCCGACCTGTCGGCGAGCCTGGTGATCTCGGCGTGGACGCGGTTGGGGCTGGAGGACCTCGACTTCGGCGCCGGCGCGCCGGCGCACATGGGCCCGCTCACCAGCGAGATATACTGCGTGTTCGTCCCCGTCGCCGGCGACCCCGGCGGCGTCACGGTGCTCGTCTCAGTCCCGCAGGCTGCCACTGACAAGTTCGAGCATTACTGCTGCAACCCCATGGATGCCGCTGGAGTGGCAGAGACGGCCGGTGCCATGGCAGCCGGCAATGGCATGCTGGAGCGCGACGAGAAGCAGCAACCGTGTCATGGACATGAGATCAAGATCGATTACTAA
- the LOC124658923 gene encoding uncharacterized protein LOC124658923, with the protein MAQAKRYVLRLFISLKYVTANVVDRQSGRVVVTASSVEKPLRDGLECGRACNAKAAAAVGEVLAMRLRVDGLASEPIHAAAEKEVQKKGFKNRTKVWAILNALRDHGVNLRVDDDGDHRRHV; encoded by the coding sequence ATGGCGCAGGCCAAGCGGTACGTGCTGCGCCTCTTCATCTCGCTCAAGTACGTGACGGCCAACGTGGTGGACCGCCAGAGCGGCCGCGTGGTGGTCACCGCCTCCTCCGTCGAGAAGCCCCTCCGGGACGGGCTGGAGTGCGGCCGCGCCTGCAACGCCAAGGCGGCGGCCGCCGTGGGCGAGGTGCTCGCCATGCGCCTCAGGGTCGACGGCCTGGCCAGCGAGCccatccacgccgccgccgagaagGAGGTCCAGAAGAAGGGCTTCAAGAACCGCACCAAGGTCTGGGCCATCCTCAACGCGCTCCGAGACCACGGCGTCAACCTCCGCGTCGACGACGACGGTGACCACCGCCGCCATGTCTGA